The following proteins are co-located in the Polystyrenella longa genome:
- a CDS encoding gamma-glutamylcyclotransferase family protein, protein MAANNADLELLFVYGLLQPGHRFPAGAEPIQPDRVRGLLYDLGDYPAAIDIDIDLTESWFEGYLIAIPPEMFFDLDQYECVDEGLYRRIQTETESGKCAWVYEYLKALPYNATGPITKWPMAL, encoded by the coding sequence ATGGCCGCAAATAATGCTGATCTGGAACTGCTGTTTGTGTACGGTCTGCTCCAACCCGGACACCGATTTCCCGCTGGTGCTGAACCAATTCAACCGGATCGCGTACGGGGTCTGCTGTACGATTTGGGCGATTACCCAGCCGCTATCGATATCGATATCGATTTAACAGAATCGTGGTTTGAGGGTTACCTCATTGCGATTCCCCCTGAGATGTTCTTCGATCTCGACCAGTATGAATGCGTTGATGAAGGATTATATCGACGCATTCAAACCGAGACGGAATCGGGGAAATGTGCCTGGGTTTATGAGTACCTGAAAGCTCTGCCGTACAACGCCACGGGACCGATAACCAAGTGGCCGATGGCATTGTAA
- a CDS encoding UbiX family flavin prenyltransferase — protein MTSETIPNKLPYVLAMTGASGSRYGLRLMEVMLQSGCEVHLTISPSAGIVFQTEVNRTLDLKQVTLDDLYPDAEWTKAAEDRFSYYTHLDFGAGMASGSFRTAGMAIVPCSMGTLSSIAHGLSGNLIQRAADVHLKERRKLIVVPRETPLGTIQLRNMTTLSEAGAIILPAMPGFYRQPETVDDLVDFVVARILDQLELPNTLMQRWGDGK, from the coding sequence ATGACTTCTGAAACGATTCCGAACAAGCTTCCCTATGTGCTGGCGATGACCGGGGCAAGTGGCTCCCGATACGGGCTTCGGTTAATGGAAGTGATGCTCCAGAGTGGATGTGAAGTTCATCTGACGATCAGCCCCTCGGCCGGTATCGTTTTCCAAACAGAAGTGAACCGAACACTCGACTTGAAACAGGTCACGCTCGACGATCTTTACCCTGATGCGGAGTGGACTAAAGCAGCAGAAGACCGCTTCTCATATTACACGCATCTCGATTTCGGTGCGGGGATGGCCAGTGGCTCGTTCCGCACTGCGGGTATGGCGATAGTCCCCTGCTCGATGGGAACGCTCTCCAGTATTGCTCATGGGCTCTCAGGAAACCTGATCCAGCGAGCGGCTGATGTTCACCTCAAAGAACGACGTAAGTTAATTGTCGTACCTCGTGAGACACCTCTGGGTACAATTCAACTTCGCAACATGACGACACTTAGCGAAGCAGGCGCCATTATCTTGCCCGCCATGCCGGGATTTTATCGACAGCCCGAGACGGTGGATGACCTCGTCGATTTCGTCGTTGCTCGAATTCTGGATCAACTCGAATTGCCAAACACGCTGATGCAACGCTGGGGCGACGGCAAGTAG
- the ubiE gene encoding bifunctional demethylmenaquinone methyltransferase/2-methoxy-6-polyprenyl-1,4-benzoquinol methylase UbiE, whose product MNVDKSGSRVRQMFGEISERYDFMNHLLSGGTDYYWRWRAVRTIRPHGDAPILDVCTGTGDLAFAFSKKATSETPIVGSDFTHQMLTIALEKQIDKPSRTNGQTVQFLEADTQQLPFEQNLFQIVSVAFGLRNVADTMSGLREMTRVCLPGGKVVILEFAMPSNGLLRGMYGWYFRNILPRIGQLLARNQQSAYNYLPESVSEFPYGEDLMKLMREAGLTEVEWRPLTFGVAGLYWGTKPKPDSE is encoded by the coding sequence ATGAATGTCGATAAATCAGGATCGCGGGTTCGCCAGATGTTTGGCGAAATCTCAGAGCGATATGACTTCATGAATCACCTGCTTTCAGGTGGTACCGATTATTACTGGCGCTGGCGAGCTGTGCGTACCATTCGACCGCACGGGGACGCCCCCATTCTGGATGTCTGTACGGGAACGGGTGACCTGGCGTTTGCTTTCTCGAAAAAAGCAACCTCCGAGACGCCCATCGTCGGCAGTGACTTTACCCATCAGATGCTGACGATCGCTTTAGAAAAGCAGATCGACAAACCGAGTCGAACCAACGGACAGACGGTGCAATTTCTCGAAGCAGATACCCAGCAATTACCTTTTGAGCAGAACCTGTTTCAAATCGTCTCGGTTGCGTTCGGGCTGCGTAATGTGGCCGACACGATGAGCGGTCTGCGTGAGATGACGCGGGTCTGCCTTCCGGGTGGAAAAGTGGTCATCCTGGAGTTCGCCATGCCCTCCAACGGTTTGCTGCGGGGAATGTATGGTTGGTATTTTCGAAATATCCTGCCACGCATCGGGCAATTATTGGCCCGTAATCAACAGTCGGCCTACAATTACTTACCCGAATCCGTTTCCGAGTTTCCTTATGGAGAAGACTTGATGAAACTGATGCGGGAAGCAGGCTTGACCGAGGTCGAGTGGCGTCCACTTACCTTCGGGGTCGCCGGACTTTACTGGGGCACTAAACCGAAACCTGATAGCGAATGA
- the ruvC gene encoding crossover junction endodeoxyribonuclease RuvC — MNQPVQPKPIRYLGIDPGLNRTGYSLLQVPPGGRQPILLEGGIIRSTASLTLAERVVEIGTGLEEILEEFEPDMMGIEQVFTAFKNPKSALMLAHARGAILYVAASRQMTIVHYTPTQIKKMLTGSGKASKEQIQHAVTFELKLEQIPEPNDVADATAVALCLFHSLKFAA, encoded by the coding sequence GTGAATCAGCCTGTACAGCCAAAACCGATCCGTTACCTGGGTATTGACCCCGGGTTGAACAGGACGGGCTACTCGCTACTGCAGGTTCCTCCGGGAGGCCGCCAGCCGATTCTGCTCGAAGGGGGCATCATTAGGTCGACGGCTTCTCTAACCTTGGCCGAACGGGTCGTCGAAATCGGTACGGGCCTGGAAGAAATCCTGGAAGAATTCGAACCCGACATGATGGGGATCGAGCAGGTTTTCACTGCCTTTAAGAATCCGAAAAGCGCCCTCATGCTGGCTCACGCGCGGGGAGCGATTCTTTACGTGGCTGCTTCGCGCCAAATGACGATTGTGCATTATACGCCGACGCAGATTAAGAAGATGCTGACCGGTAGCGGTAAAGCTTCCAAAGAGCAGATTCAACACGCAGTGACGTTTGAACTCAAGCTCGAGCAAATTCCGGAACCGAATGACGTCGCTGACGCGACGGCCGTCGCGCTTTGTTTGTTCCATTCGCTTAAATTTGCGGCCTGA